The Flavobacterium commune genome contains the following window.
TTCAGCATCCAAAGCGAATTCTTTAGCCACATTTGAAAGGTTTAATTGATTGGCCAGATAAACCATCGATTGAAGTTCTTTGTACATTAAACAGTTAAGGTATATAGAAGCCGAGCTTTTATTTGGTCGAAAAAAAGTGCTTGGATCATTATCGACTCCAATGGCTACATCGTTTTGCCAATAATAAAGACCTGTTGCTTTATTTTGATGGTGTGATTTATAATTATTGACAAATGCCTGAAGGTGATAGAATTTTTCCTTAATCCATGCAGCATTGCCGTTGTTGTTTTGGGTTATAAATGCAGCATGTTGCGCCAAAACAGGTTTGTGCATATTGACATCATAGATGTTTTCCGGTTTGATATCACGTGGTTTTGAATCTTCCCAAATAACTATTGGCAAATAACCGTCCCAATCTCCATAATGTAAAAAATTAAGGACACAGCCTTGTTCGTATTTTAAAGCTTCTTGTTTGTCTTTTTCACTTCCAATATCCATTAGGATTTGTCGAAGTGCAATGTTACTTAACCAGGAATCCCAATCCCACAATACATTATCATATTGATTGCTCCCGGGTGTTAGAAATGGATAAACTAATGAACCGCCACCTTTTCGGTACATGCCTTTGTAATCTTTATAGATATTCGATTTAATTGTCGAAATATAAGATGTAATAGAATCTTTTTGTTGGGCATTTGTATAAAAAAAGCTCATTAATACTAGCAATACTATACAATTTGTTTTCTTTTTCATGATACTATTTTTAAGAAGGGTTTTGTTATTCAATTCCGCATTTTTCTTGTAACCATTGGATTGATTTGTCATCTGTTTCAGCAAATCTCCAATGCGCCGAAATAGGAGTAATTACAATTTCTTTAGATGCTTTTACGGAATTAAACGCCGAAAGAGTAGAAGTAGGAGAGCAGGTATTGTCATTATATCCGGTAGAATAAAAACCGGGAATACTAATTTTTCGGGCAAAATTTACCACATCATAATATTCCATTGTTTTTATTTTTTCAGGGGTATTGTTTTGGTATTTATCACTAAACATAAAAGGCCATCCGGCCGATCTGTTGTTTAAATAACCTGTATTATCGCTTAAAGCAGGATAAAATGAAGCAATATAATTCACTCTTTTGTCAATTCCGGCAGCCACAATAGTTAATGCACCACCCTGACTTCCACCGGTAACTACTATATTTTTTTGATCAAATTCTGGAAGACTGGTTAAAAAATCTATAGCGCGAACACCATCTAAATACACTTTTTTATAATAATAATTGTTTTTGTCATCTAAATGAATAGCCCAATAATCTTTTAGTTTTGCTCTTGTGGATTCAAAATCAGCATCGTTAATTTCAGGGGAAACACCATGAATTTCGGTTGTGAAACTGATAAAACCTTTTTCGGCATAAGTAGTTACAGGAACTATTTTTTTTACTCCCGCACCCGGTGGATTGAATAAAACGGGATGTTTTTTATCGTCTTTAGGTTTACTCAAATACCCATAAAAGTATTGACCTAATTTATAGTTTTGTAAGCGAACCAAATAAACATCGACATTTGCAGTAGATAATTCCGATTTGTGATTAACTACAGCATCCATCGGGATTTTGCTGTTTTCGGCTTTTGCCTTTTCCCAAAAAGCATCAAAATCCTTTGGTAAATTGACTGTGGGTTTGATTTCAAAAGGAGCAAAACCCACATTAATTTCATTTTTATACACATAACCATCAATTTTTGTCTGTACTCTTAATTGACGAAAACCGGGAATATTCATTGTTCCAATGTTGATTTCGCCAACACCATTTGCTAATGCAAGTGTTCCTTTTTTTTCCGGATTTAATTGTTCCGGACCGTATTGGTATTCGATTTCTACATTCTCAACTGGCGAACCATACTTAAGTACGCTAACTTTTATTGTAGCTTCTTCATTGAGTTTGTAATTCCAATCGGGATAATCGGCGGTTAGCATAATTTGAACCAGTTTTATCGGAGCTGGAGTGTTTTGAGCGTTAGTTTTAGCGGTCAAAAGGACAAGGAATAATGAAAAATAGGAGAGTAGTTTCATAATTTATAAATGGTTTTAAAAAAGCAAAGGGTATAATGATTTAAATTATACCCTTTGGTGATTTGAATAGCTATGTTGCAGTAATTATTTAATTACTTTATTATTAACAACTACGTTTTTAAGTTTTAAACCTTTAATGATACTTTTATCCATGTCATCATTTTTAGCTTCTACTTTTAAATTTTCAAAAGTAAAGTTGGTTAACTTATCATATTCTGTAATTTTCATATCGTAAAAAACATCACATTTGATGTCTATATTTCTCATGGTAATATTATCACAATACGATAGCGGAACATCTTTTCTTCCTTTTAAATCAAAAAACTGAGTCCAGGGTTTTACATAAATCATACTTTTAGCATAACCAGTAATGTTTTCAACAGTAATGTACTCGTATCTTTGAGGTGTGTCTGGACGCATTTTAAGCCACAAAAGACGTATTGCATTGTTAACAGTACAGTTGCGCACTAAGATGTTTTTGTTATGAATAGCTTCACTACCGCTTGTTAGTGCCCCGTGACAGAATCCGAAGTCACAGTTTTCAATAATAATATTTTCGTTTCCTCCATTGCTGGCATCTTTGTCAGCCCATGGACCTTTTCCGCCTTTTAATGCAATAGCATCATCATTTACAGCCATATAGCAACCTTTAATTAACATGTTTTTGCAAATGTCAATATCGATAGCATCTGTACTTGGCGCTTTTACAGGTGCATGAGGAGAAGTGATGCGTACATCAAGCACTTTTACATTATTGCACTGATAGTAGTGGCTGGTCCAGAATCCGGAGTTGCGCAATTTTACGTCCTGTACCTGAACATTGTCGCACTTCCAGATAAATACTAAACGGGGTCTGGAAACCTCAAGATTGGTGCAGTTCGGATTTTCTTTTCTTCTTTGCCAAAAAGCTTCCCAGTATTTCAAACCATTTCCATCAATAGCCCCTTTACCAGTAATAGTAAAACCATTGTTACCATAAGCATTAACTAAGGCAGGAAAATATTCAATACTTTGTCCTTCTATTCTGGAAGGCATTATAGGGTAATCAATAATATTATCAGAACCTTTTAAAATAGCTCCTTCTGAAACATGTAAATGGGTGTTAGGATGAAAAAACAAAGCCCCGCTCATGAAAGTTCCTTTTGGGATTACTACAACTCCACCACCGTTACGATACGCTTCATCAATTGTTTTTTGGATGGCTTTAGTTTGTACAATTGTACTGTCGTTTAGGGTGCCATAATCGGTTACGGTATAAAATTTACCTAAATCACTTGGGTTTATTTTTGTAGCATCTAAAAACCAGTCGGACATTTTAGTTCCGTCAGGGAAAACATTTTTGTTGTTTTTTTGCGAAAATGTTTGTGGTACAATTGCCAATAAGGCAATAATCAATAAACAGATTTTTTTCATTTTTTTTGATAAAGGTTAATAAAGCTTGCTGTTCACAAAAAGAATGCCTTTTTACTATTTAGTTTATTAAAGACTTTAAATTTTTGGAAGAAACGAAGATATGAAAATTATAAGCTAATCTTCATCCTGCATGGCAGGCAGGATACTATAGCTAGAAAATGATTGAATACAAATTGCACCAATTTTATCAGCCTATGACAGATTGGTGAAATTAAAAAGAATTGTGTTTTGTGTAAATTGGTGTAATTCGTGTTAGGGAATAAATTAATCTAGCTTATTTTTTTCTTCGAAAAACGGATTAAAGCATAAATGATCGATAAAATTCCAATTGCAATCAGTGTTCCAATGATTTCATTTTGAGCCAAATTGGATAAAAAATAAAGAATAATAACGATGGAAAGAATTGGAACTGTTAATCCACCCGGAATTGTAAATTCGTCTGCTTTTGTTTCTCGGGAATAGCGCAATTTTATTACCGAAAACACCACTCCTAAATAAACTATTAATACTGAACTGCTTGCAATTACTACTAAACTTTCAAAACTTCCGGTTACTGCAATTAAAAATCCAAGTAAAGCATAAACAATAATGGATAGATAGGGAGTTGAAAATGATGGATGGATTTTGGCTAAGGCATTTATTGGAATTACTTTGTCACGAGCCAGTGCGTACAATGTTCTGGGATTGTTTAATATATCACCGCTTAAAAATCCGAACATCGATATCCCAGCTCCAACAGTTAGAATCACAAAACCGATTGGTCCAAAAATCACGTTGGCGGTTGCGGCAAGTGGAGTAGCGGTAAATTGTGGTAATTGGTTTCCTAGAACTCCCTGAGCCACGGTTTGGATTAGCATATAGAGTACTACGATTGCCGAAATACTAATAAAAATTGCTTTGGGAATAGTGCGTTTAGGATTAATAACTTCTCCCGAAACCACAATTCCGGATTCGCAACCCTGAAATGCAAAAAATAAAACCAGAGAAGTTTTGCCTAGTTGTTGAATATCGGGAAAACTTTCGATAGTGAGATTGTTGACAGCAACCGCTTCCCATCCAAAAATAACGAGTAATAATAACGGAATTAACTTAGCAACGGTATTAATTTTTACCAAACCAATACCTTGTTTTACACCAATAACATTAATAGATGCCAGACCCCAAAAAACAGTAGTTAAGCATAGTATTCGCATCCATTCTTCCTGAAAAACAGGATGCGTCGAACTCAATACATTTACCAAAGCATTAGAAACGGCAGCATCAGCAAGAAGCGTACCGCCAACGGTAAAAATTCCCGCCAGGAAACCGGCATAAGGACCAAAAGCAGTTTCGATATAGGAGTAAACTCCGCCTGTTTGGGTTACCTTACTGGCTGCTTCGGCAAAACAGAGCATGATAAGTGCCATTAAAATTCCGCAAAAAACATAAGCAATAATGCTTGAAGCTCCCATGGATGCTGCAACAATGGCAGGAAGAGCAAAAATTCCGGCACCAATGATTACATTCATAATATTAGCTGATAAACCGATTACGCCTATGGTTCGTTTGAACTCTTCTTCTTTATGGGTCATTTTTTTGGAATTACAAATAATTGGTTAAAAAAACGAAGTTATGCAAAAAAGATTTTGATTCACTAAAGAAATGCGTTTGGATTATAAATTCAACATTTTACAATAGGATTTTATCTTTTATAACTGTTTTAGCTGACTTTATAGTTTTAAAATAATTTGTATTTTGGTTTAAAACCATAAAAAGCATTACAAAAACCTAACAAAATATCTCATTTTTTAAACTTTAAACAAAACAGAATTCCCTATTTTTGCTCTTCGAGAATTTAAAAAATAATAAAAAACAATATACTATGAATTCATTTGACGTAGTCGTTATAGGTTCTGGACCTGGAGGATATGTATCAGCGATTCGTTGTGCGCAACTAGGCTTCAAAACAGCTATTATCGAAAAATATTCCACATTGGGAGGAACTTGTCTTAATGTAGGATGTATTCCTTCAAAAGCCTTGTTGTCTTCTTCTCACCATTATGCTGAAATTGCTCATTTTGCTGATCACGGAATCGAGGTTTCCGGAGAAGTAAAAGTTAATTTAGAGAAAATGATTGCCCGTAAAAAAGCAGTTGTAGATCAAACTTCCGGTGGAATCAACTACCTGATGGATAAAAATAATATTACTGTTTTTAATGGTTTAGGTTCTTTTGTTGATGCAACTCATGTGGCTGTTGCAAAAGCTGACGGAACTTCTGAAACTATTGAAGCTAAACATACAATTATTGCTACTGGTTCTAAACCATCTTCTTTACCATTTATTAAAATTGATAAAGAAAGAATCATCACTTCTACTGAGGCTTTAAGTTTAACTGAAGTGCCTAAACACCTTGTAATTATTGGTGGTGGGGTTATTGGTATCGAATTAGGTCAGGTGTATTTACGTTTAGGAGCTCAGGTTTCTGTAGTGGAATTCATGGACAGAATTATTCCGGGAATGGACGGTGCTTTGTCTAAAGAGTTGACAAAAGTATTGAAAAAACAAGGAATGAAATTCTATACTTCTCACAAAGTACAATCAGTTGAAAGAGTTGGTGATGTAGTTACTGTGAAAGCAGAAAATGCAAAAGGTGAAGTAATTACTTTAGAAGGAGATTATTCATTAGTGTCTGTGGGTCGTCGTCCTTACACAGATGGATTGAACGCTGAAGCTGCTGGAGTTAAAATCTCTGAAAGAGGTCAGGTTGAAGTAAACGATCATTTACAAACTTCTGCTTCTAATATTTATGCTATTGGTGATGTAGTACGTGGTGCAATGTTAGCTCATAAAGCAGAAGAAGAAGGAACGATGGTTGCTGAAATATTAGCGGGTCAAAAACCACATATCGATTATAACTTAATTCCGGGAGTGGTTTATACTTGGCCGGAAGTTGCAGCTGTTGGACAAACAGAAGAGCAATTAAAAGCGGCTGGAGTAGCTTATAAATCAGGAAGTTTCCCATTTAAAGCATTAGGACGTGCAAGAGCAAGTGCTGATTTAGATGGTTTTGTAAAAATCCTTGCTGATGCTAAAACAGATGAAGTTCTTGGAGTTCACATGATTGGTGCCAGAACTGCTGATTTAATCGCAGAAGCTGTAGTTGCAATGGAATACAAAGCTTCTGCTGAAGATATTTCAAGAATGTCACACGCTCACCCTACATTTGCGGAAGCGGTAAAAGAAGCAGCATTAGCAGCAACTGAAAACAGAGCGATACACGTTTAGTGTAAACTCTTTTAATATTAACAAATAGGCTGTCCGAAAAGGCAGCCTATTTTTTTTGTCTGGTTCTTAAATAAATTGATTTAAACTTCTTTTTATATCATTTAAGGCAAATCCTGTTTCGAGGATTTGTTAGTCTTCATTAAACTAAATAAAATGATTATCTGATTAGATAGAAATACTAAATTTTACAGACTGGTTATTTTATCATTAAGCTTCTTATAAATGTCTTTTTTTAAAGAAAAATTAAGAAACATTAACTTCTCAAATGGCTATATTTGGCGTCAAAATATTTATAAATCTATATTTTTTTGAGAGACTAAAAAGAAAAGTTTGATTCTTTAAATTTATGAAATCTATTAAGTTTATCTATATCATTATTTTGTCACTGCTCACTTTTTGTGGTGGTGTAGAATTGTATAAATATTCTTCTGAATCCAATAATTGCCTAACAAAAGATATTTTTTTAGATTCGGATGTTTCTCAGGTTGAATCATCTTCAGTATCGATGTCTTGTGACATAAAGATGCATTTTATTCTTAAAAAGAAGGCAAAAACACGTGTTGAAGATTCAAAAACACGTGTCTTAAAAAATATTTATTACACAAATTTTGTTGGACTTAAGTTTTTAAAGGAAAACATCATTTTTAGTGCTGCCAGTCTCTATCAAATTCAGCAACACATCCATCTTCATTTATATCAATTGTTCTAGTTTTAAAATAACTTCTTTGTTTTTATAATGCACCGATGTTTTTCGGCTGCAATATCTTTGTATATCACTAAGATAATTTCTTTTATAAAAATATTCAATTTATTCGTTGCTTCCTGAAAATGGAGTAAACGCAATTTTTCATTTTATCCTTTTAACTTATTTGTAAACTCCCTGTATTCTATACATTCGGGAGCTATCTGTCTATATAAATTATAATAAATTAATTATGAGCAATTTTAAAAAATCATTTTTTCTGTCTATTTTATCATTATTCGTTTTAGTCTCGTGTGGAGATAAAAACAAAACAAAAATCAATAGTATAAAAACGGTACCAGTATATAAAGTTACATTAAAAGATACCATTGTCTCCAACCGATTTGTTGCCGATGTACATGCCAAAAATAATGTCGAAATTCATGTTCGAATTCCGGGATTGTTGGAAAAAGTATATGTAAGTGAAGGACAAAAAGTAAAAAAAGGCCAACTGTTATTTAAAATAAGTGATGTAGAACTTCAAATACAATTGCTAAAAGCACAAGCTGTTTACAAAAGTGCTATGGCCGATTTAAGAATAGCCACTGTTGAGCGAGAACAAGCTCAAACTCTTTTCAATAAAAAAGTAATTGCCAATAACGAATTAGAATTGGCTAAAGCAAAATATGAAGCGGCAGCTGCCAAAGTTGCTCACGCTGCTGCCGAGAAAAAAGCGATTGATCAACAAATAGGTTTTACGACAATTCGTGCGCCATTTGACGGCACAGTAGATCGTATTCCGTTTAAAGAAGGAAGTTTAGTCGAAAATGGTTCGCTTTTAACAACGGTTTCTCAACTGGATGATGTATATGCCTATTTCTCAATTCCTGAGAACACCTATTTCCAAATGATAACAAACAAGAGCCTGAATGCGAAAGGTGATATCGAATTAGTTTTACCAAATGGTGTTGTTTACAATCAAAAAGGAGAACTTAGAACTGCCGATGGAGATATAGACAGACAAACAGGTTCTATTCAATACAAAGCTAAATTTCACAACCCACAAGGTTTTATCAAACACGGAACTTCTGGAAAACTAATAATTTCAGAGCCAAAAAATAATGCAATTGTCATTCCCCAAAAAGCTGTTTTTTCTATTCAGGACAAACAATTTGTATTTCTGGTGGATAAAGAAGGCATTGTAAAAATGACTAACATCACTATCGGAAGTACTCTTGATGATGTATATATATTGAATAAAGGTTTGAAAAATAATGATTTAATTGTTCAGGAAGGTATTCAGTCCTTACGCGACGGCGACAAAATCAATATTAAAGAAACGAAAGTTGCAAACCTGTAATTCAATTATACATTCTTAAAAGAAAAGAAAATGATAGAAATGTTTATCAAAAGAAAGATATTATCATTAATCATCTCGGTTATGATAGTACTTTTAGGATTGTTGGCGTTGTTCCAGCTTCCCATAACACAATTCCCCGATATTGTACCACCGTCTGTAACTGTTACAGCAAAATATACAGGAGCCAACGCAGAGGTTTCTGCTAATGCTGTTGCTCTCCCGTTAGAAAGAGCCATCAATGGAGTTCCTGGAATGACATATATGTCAACGGTTACTTCAAATGATGGTTTGACGTTAATTCAGGTTTTCTTCGAAGTAGGAACTGATCCTGATTTAGCTGCGGTAAACGTTCAAAACAGAGTTACTACGATACTTGACGAACTTCCCGAAGAGGTAATTCGTGCCGGAGTTACGACCGAAAAAGAGGTCAACAGTATGTTGATGTATTTGAATATAACAAGTACAGACAAAACTCAGGACGAACAGTTTATTTTCAATTTTACCGATATTAATATTCTTCAGGAATTAAAACGTATTGATGGTGTTGGACGTGCCGAAATTATGGGGCAAAAAGAATATTCGATGCGTGTCTGGCTGGATCCGCAAAAGATGCTTTCGTATAATATTTCGGCAAATGAAGTCATTAGTTCACTTCAAAAACAAAATATTTCTGCTGCGCCGGGAAAAGTAGGTGAAGGTTCAGGACAATTAGATAGTCAATTGCAATATGTTATTAAATATGGCGGAAAATTTTTTGAACCAAGTCAATATGAAGAAATTCCGTTAAGAGCTAATACTGATGGAACTATTTTAAGATTGAAAGATATTTCGAAAATTGAATTTGGTGCCATGAGTTACGGAATGGTTTCTAAAACTGATGGAAAACCTTCGGCATCCATCATGCTGAAACAACGTCCGGGCTCGAATGCATCTGAAGTAATTGCCAGCGTTAAAGAAAAAATGGCGGAACTAAAAGGAACTTCTTTCCCACCGGGAATGGACTATAATATTGCTTATGATGTTTCTCGTTTTCTAGATGCTTCGATAGATGAGGTTTTAAGAACTTTAATTGAAGCTTTTATTCTGGTAGCTTTTGTAGTTTTTCTTTTCTTGCAAGACTGGCGTTCTACCTTAATTCCGGTATTAGCAGTTCCTGTGGCGCTTATAGGTTCGTTTACTTTTATGTCGATGATGGGATTCTCAATCAACTTATTGACGCTTTTTGCATTGGTACTTTCGATAGGAATTGTGGTAGATAACGCAATTGTTGTTGTCGAAGCCGTCCATGTAAAAATCTCCGAAGAACACATGGAACCACTGCCTGCGACCATTAGTGCAATGAAAGAAATTACCGGAGCTGTTATTGCGATTACGATTGTGATGGCTGCGGTGTTTATTCCTGTGGCTTTCCTGAGTGGTCCTGTTGGGGTTTTCTACAGGCAATTTTCATTGACCATGGCAATAAGTATTGTGATTTCAGGTGTTAATGCGTTGACGCTTACACCAGCTTTGTGTGCTATTATGCTAAAAGCACATGATCCAAATAAAGAGAAAAAATCAATGTTGGATCGTTTCTTTCACCGCTTTAATAATTGGTTTGATAAGATTACTTCCAAATACATCAAAGTATTGATGAAGTTTGCTGATCGAACTTCGATTACTCTTGGTTTGTTAGTTCTTTTTTGCTTGTTAACTTGGGGAACAAGTAAATTTTTACCGTCAGGATTTATTCCTTCAGAAGATCAGGGAATGGTTTATGTGAGTGTAACAACGCCACAAGGTGCAACGGTAGAACGTACCGAAAAAGCATTAGACGAAGTTACCCGAATTGCCAAAGAAATAAAAGGTGTTGATAACGTAACAACCCTTGCCGGATATAGTATTGTAACTGAAATTGCAGGTGCTTCGTATGGAATGGGAATGATTAACCTAAAAGACTGGAAAGAACGCAATATTTCAGTAAATGATTTCATTGCGCAATTGACCGAGAAGACAAAAGGAATTTCCGATGCTCAGATAGAAATTTTTGCTCCGCCAACGGTTCCTGGTTTTGGTAACACCAGTGGTTTTGAACTTCGATTATTAGATAAATCCGGAGGAAGTATAAACAATACTGATGAGGTAACCAAAAACTTCATTAAGGAGCTAAATACCTCGCCTGAAATCCAGAACTCATTCACCAGTTTTGATGCTACTTTCCCTCAGTATTTAATTCATATCGATTATGATTTAGCTGCTAAAAAAGGAATTTCAGTAGATAATGCAATGTCCACTTTACAGACTATGTTGGGATCTTTTTATGCAACCAATTTTATTCGTTTTTCTCAAATGTATAAAGTTATGGTTCAGGCTAGTCCACAGTTTCGTCAAAATCCGGAAAGTATTTTGGATATGTATTTGAAGAATGATGCTGGCGAAATGGTTCCGTTTTCGACTTTTATGAGACTCGAAAGAGTGTATGGTCCAGAGGTTTTAACACGTTATAATATGTACATGTCGGCAATGATCAATGGTGAAGCTGCCGCAGGTTTTAGCTCAGGTGAAGCGATTGCAGCGGTCGAAAAAATCGCTGCTGAAAAACTTCCAAGCCGTTTTGAACTCGAATGGTCAGGAATGACGCGTGAAGAAATCCTGTCTGGAAACCAAACCATATACATTTTTGCGTTGT
Protein-coding sequences here:
- a CDS encoding APC family permease, whose amino-acid sequence is MTHKEEEFKRTIGVIGLSANIMNVIIGAGIFALPAIVAASMGASSIIAYVFCGILMALIMLCFAEAASKVTQTGGVYSYIETAFGPYAGFLAGIFTVGGTLLADAAVSNALVNVLSSTHPVFQEEWMRILCLTTVFWGLASINVIGVKQGIGLVKINTVAKLIPLLLLVIFGWEAVAVNNLTIESFPDIQQLGKTSLVLFFAFQGCESGIVVSGEVINPKRTIPKAIFISISAIVVLYMLIQTVAQGVLGNQLPQFTATPLAATANVIFGPIGFVILTVGAGISMFGFLSGDILNNPRTLYALARDKVIPINALAKIHPSFSTPYLSIIVYALLGFLIAVTGSFESLVVIASSSVLIVYLGVVFSVIKLRYSRETKADEFTIPGGLTVPILSIVIILYFLSNLAQNEIIGTLIAIGILSIIYALIRFSKKKIS
- a CDS encoding MGH1-like glycoside hydrolase domain-containing protein, with protein sequence MKKKTNCIVLLVLMSFFYTNAQQKDSITSYISTIKSNIYKDYKGMYRKGGGSLVYPFLTPGSNQYDNVLWDWDSWLSNIALRQILMDIGSEKDKQEALKYEQGCVLNFLHYGDWDGYLPIVIWEDSKPRDIKPENIYDVNMHKPVLAQHAAFITQNNNGNAAWIKEKFYHLQAFVNNYKSHHQNKATGLYYWQNDVAIGVDNDPSTFFRPNKSSASIYLNCLMYKELQSMVYLANQLNLSNVAKEFALDAENLKTALQNNCWDERDGFFYSVDLNLRPVANVEDKTLGRSFIIHSGYPRDYDGLIQRIGVWSGFLALWSGIATPEQADRIVKEHYLNTKTFNAPAGVRTLSKMEKMYSLRSSANPSNWRGPIWGISNYMVFKGLVKYGYTKEATELAKKTIRLFGNDFQKNGALHEYYEPESGEPMLNKGFQNWNYLVINMIAWLENKKVVEEF
- the lpdA gene encoding dihydrolipoyl dehydrogenase, encoding MNSFDVVVIGSGPGGYVSAIRCAQLGFKTAIIEKYSTLGGTCLNVGCIPSKALLSSSHHYAEIAHFADHGIEVSGEVKVNLEKMIARKKAVVDQTSGGINYLMDKNNITVFNGLGSFVDATHVAVAKADGTSETIEAKHTIIATGSKPSSLPFIKIDKERIITSTEALSLTEVPKHLVIIGGGVIGIELGQVYLRLGAQVSVVEFMDRIIPGMDGALSKELTKVLKKQGMKFYTSHKVQSVERVGDVVTVKAENAKGEVITLEGDYSLVSVGRRPYTDGLNAEAAGVKISERGQVEVNDHLQTSASNIYAIGDVVRGAMLAHKAEEEGTMVAEILAGQKPHIDYNLIPGVVYTWPEVAAVGQTEEQLKAAGVAYKSGSFPFKALGRARASADLDGFVKILADAKTDEVLGVHMIGARTADLIAEAVVAMEYKASAEDISRMSHAHPTFAEAVKEAALAATENRAIHV
- a CDS encoding efflux RND transporter permease subunit; this translates as MIEMFIKRKILSLIISVMIVLLGLLALFQLPITQFPDIVPPSVTVTAKYTGANAEVSANAVALPLERAINGVPGMTYMSTVTSNDGLTLIQVFFEVGTDPDLAAVNVQNRVTTILDELPEEVIRAGVTTEKEVNSMLMYLNITSTDKTQDEQFIFNFTDINILQELKRIDGVGRAEIMGQKEYSMRVWLDPQKMLSYNISANEVISSLQKQNISAAPGKVGEGSGQLDSQLQYVIKYGGKFFEPSQYEEIPLRANTDGTILRLKDISKIEFGAMSYGMVSKTDGKPSASIMLKQRPGSNASEVIASVKEKMAELKGTSFPPGMDYNIAYDVSRFLDASIDEVLRTLIEAFILVAFVVFLFLQDWRSTLIPVLAVPVALIGSFTFMSMMGFSINLLTLFALVLSIGIVVDNAIVVVEAVHVKISEEHMEPLPATISAMKEITGAVIAITIVMAAVFIPVAFLSGPVGVFYRQFSLTMAISIVISGVNALTLTPALCAIMLKAHDPNKEKKSMLDRFFHRFNNWFDKITSKYIKVLMKFADRTSITLGLLVLFCLLTWGTSKFLPSGFIPSEDQGMVYVSVTTPQGATVERTEKALDEVTRIAKEIKGVDNVTTLAGYSIVTEIAGASYGMGMINLKDWKERNISVNDFIAQLTEKTKGISDAQIEIFAPPTVPGFGNTSGFELRLLDKSGGSINNTDEVTKNFIKELNTSPEIQNSFTSFDATFPQYLIHIDYDLAAKKGISVDNAMSTLQTMLGSFYATNFIRFSQMYKVMVQASPQFRQNPESILDMYLKNDAGEMVPFSTFMRLERVYGPEVLTRYNMYMSAMINGEAAAGFSSGEAIAAVEKIAAEKLPSRFELEWSGMTREEILSGNQTIYIFALCILFVYLLLAAQYESLLLPFPVLLSLPVGVFGSYLALLAVGLDNNIYAQVALVMLIGLLAKNAILIVEFAMAQNKLGRDITEAAIEGARLRFRPILMTSFAFISGLIPLCIASGAGAVGNRSIGTAAAGGMLIGTIFGLVIIPGLYILFAKLEKATKK
- a CDS encoding efflux RND transporter periplasmic adaptor subunit, with product MSNFKKSFFLSILSLFVLVSCGDKNKTKINSIKTVPVYKVTLKDTIVSNRFVADVHAKNNVEIHVRIPGLLEKVYVSEGQKVKKGQLLFKISDVELQIQLLKAQAVYKSAMADLRIATVEREQAQTLFNKKVIANNELELAKAKYEAAAAKVAHAAAEKKAIDQQIGFTTIRAPFDGTVDRIPFKEGSLVENGSLLTTVSQLDDVYAYFSIPENTYFQMITNKSLNAKGDIELVLPNGVVYNQKGELRTADGDIDRQTGSIQYKAKFHNPQGFIKHGTSGKLIISEPKNNAIVIPQKAVFSIQDKQFVFLVDKEGIVKMTNITIGSTLDDVYILNKGLKNNDLIVQEGIQSLRDGDKINIKETKVANL
- a CDS encoding acetylxylan esterase gives rise to the protein MKLLSYFSLFLVLLTAKTNAQNTPAPIKLVQIMLTADYPDWNYKLNEEATIKVSVLKYGSPVENVEIEYQYGPEQLNPEKKGTLALANGVGEINIGTMNIPGFRQLRVQTKIDGYVYKNEINVGFAPFEIKPTVNLPKDFDAFWEKAKAENSKIPMDAVVNHKSELSTANVDVYLVRLQNYKLGQYFYGYLSKPKDDKKHPVLFNPPGAGVKKIVPVTTYAEKGFISFTTEIHGVSPEINDADFESTRAKLKDYWAIHLDDKNNYYYKKVYLDGVRAIDFLTSLPEFDQKNIVVTGGSQGGALTIVAAGIDKRVNYIASFYPALSDNTGYLNNRSAGWPFMFSDKYQNNTPEKIKTMEYYDVVNFARKISIPGFYSTGYNDNTCSPTSTLSAFNSVKASKEIVITPISAHWRFAETDDKSIQWLQEKCGIE
- a CDS encoding rhamnogalacturonidase, which translates into the protein MKKICLLIIALLAIVPQTFSQKNNKNVFPDGTKMSDWFLDATKINPSDLGKFYTVTDYGTLNDSTIVQTKAIQKTIDEAYRNGGGVVVIPKGTFMSGALFFHPNTHLHVSEGAILKGSDNIIDYPIMPSRIEGQSIEYFPALVNAYGNNGFTITGKGAIDGNGLKYWEAFWQRRKENPNCTNLEVSRPRLVFIWKCDNVQVQDVKLRNSGFWTSHYYQCNNVKVLDVRITSPHAPVKAPSTDAIDIDICKNMLIKGCYMAVNDDAIALKGGKGPWADKDASNGGNENIIIENCDFGFCHGALTSGSEAIHNKNILVRNCTVNNAIRLLWLKMRPDTPQRYEYITVENITGYAKSMIYVKPWTQFFDLKGRKDVPLSYCDNITMRNIDIKCDVFYDMKITEYDKLTNFTFENLKVEAKNDDMDKSIIKGLKLKNVVVNNKVIK